In one window of Ovis aries strain OAR_USU_Benz2616 breed Rambouillet chromosome 5, ARS-UI_Ramb_v3.0, whole genome shotgun sequence DNA:
- the PCDHB7 gene encoding LOW QUALITY PROTEIN: protocadherin beta-7 (The sequence of the model RefSeq protein was modified relative to this genomic sequence to represent the inferred CDS: inserted 1 base in 1 codon): MPFLSCLRTRESVFERLVKRRMDARVECAVQQRQVLFLCVFLGMSWAAEEPLMYFVEEEAERGTFLANLAHDLGLGMEELSAREPRVISDQKIGFLLLDPLTGDLSLNEKLDREELCGLKEPCVLPFQLLMEKPFEIFRAKLWVRDINDHSPVFLDREIPLKILESTTPGAAFLLQSAQDSDIGTNNVRNYTISPNAYFHISVHNGAEGIIYPELVLDRPLDREEVPELSLILTALDGGSPVRSGTTLVRILVWDTNDNAPEFVQPLYKVQLCEDSPVGSLVVTVSARDLDTGSNGEIVYAFFYATERILKTFQINPTSGSVYLRAELNYEVMQTYTLTIQAKDGGGLSGKCTVVVQVTDINDNPPELLMSSLTSPIQENSLETVVAVFRIRDRDSGNNAKMVCSIQDDLPFVLKPSVENYYTLVTDSPLDREERAEYNITITVTDMGTPRLKTEHNITVLVSDVNDNAPAFTQTSYTLWVRENNSPALHIGSVSATDTDAGANAQVTYSLLPSSDSPVPLASLVSINPDNGHLFALTSLDYEALRAFEFRVGATDRGSPALSSQALVRVLVADANDNAPFVLYPLQNASAPCTELVPRAAEPGYLVTKVVAVDGDAGQNAWLSYQLLKATEPGLFGVWAHNGEVRTARLLSERDAPKQRLVVLVKDNGEPPLSASVTLHVLLVDGFSQPYLPPPEAEAAAAAPADPLTVYLVVALASVSSLFLFSVLVFVAVRLCRRGGAGSAGRCPVPEGHFPGHLVDVSGTGTLSQSYQYEVCLTGGYGTGEFKFXKPILPSLASQSIGREVEEYPSYQNDLGL, translated from the exons ATGCCATTTCTGAGTTGCTTAAGAACGAGAGAAAGTGTTTTTGAAAGACTGGTTAAACGAAGAATGGACGCCAGAGTGGAATGTGCTGTGCAGCAAAGGCAAGTCCTCTTTCTTTGTGTATTTCTGGGAATGTCCTGGGCTGCTGAGGAACCGCTAATGTATTTTGTGGAGGAGGAAGCTGAGAGAGGCACCTTTCTGGCCAACCTAGCACATGACCTGGGGTTGGGGATGGAGGAACTATCAGCCAGGGAGCCTAGAGTCATTTCAGACCAGAAAATAGGATTTTTACTACTCGATCCGCTTACTGGTGATTTATCTCTAAATGAGAAATTAGACCGAGAGGAACTGTGCGGCCTCAAAGAGCCTTGTGTGCTACCGTTCCAGCTGTTAATGGAAAAGCCTTTTGAGATTTTCCGTGCTAAATTATGGGTTAGAGATATCAATGATCATTCTCCAGTATTTCTGGATAGAGAGATTCCCttgaaaatattagaaagtaCCACCCCAGGGGCGGCATTTCTTCTACAAAGTGCACAGGATTCAGATATAGGAACCAATAACGTGAGAAACTACACCATCAGCCCCAATGCCTATTTCCACATTAGTGTTCATAATGGTGCAGAGGGGATTATCTATCCTGAATTGGTCCTGGATAGACCGTTGGATCGAGAAGAGGTGCCTGAACTCAGTTTAATCCTCACCGCCTTGGATGGTGGCTCTCCAGTCAGATCTGGGACTACCCTGGTGCGCATCCTGGTTTGGGACACAAATGACAACGCGCCTGAATTTGTACAGCCTCTCTACAAGGTGCAGTTGTGTGAGGATAGCCCTGTGGGCTCTCTGGTTGTCACTGTCTCAGCTAGAGATTTAGATACGGGAAGTAATGGGGAAATAGTTTATGCATTTTTTTATGCTACTGAAAGAATTCTCAAAACATTTCAAATCAATCCAACATCCGGCAGTGTTTATCTCAGAGCTGAATTGAACTATGAGGTAATGCAAACTTACACATTAACTATTCAGGCCAAAGATGGCGGAGGACTTTCAGGAAAATGTACGGTGGTGGTTCAGGTAACAGATATAAACGACAATCCACCAGAACTGCTCATGTCATCACTTACTAGCCCAATTCAAGAAAATTCACTTGAAACAGTCGTAGCTGTTTTTAGGATTCGAGACAGAGATTCGGGGAACAATGCAAAGATGGTGTGTTCTATCCAAGACGATCTCCCCTTCGTCCTGAAGCCATCTGTAGAGAATTACTACACCTTGGTAACCGACAGTCCACTGGACAGAGAGGAAAGAGCCGAGTACAACATCACCATCACGGTCACAGACATGGGAACCCCCAGACTGAAAACGGAGCACAACATAACCGTGCTGGTGTCCGACGTCAACGACAACGCCCCCGCCTTCACCCAGACCTCCTACACCCTGTGGGTCCGCGAGAACAACAGCCCCGCCCTGCACATCGGCAGCGTCAGCGCCACAGACACAGACGCGGGCGCCAACGCCCAGGTCACCTACTCGCTGCTGCCGTCCTCCGACTCGCCCGTGCCCCTCGCCTCCCTCGTGTCCATCAACCCCGACAACGGCCACCTCTTCGCCCTCACGTCCCTGGACTACGAGGCCCTGCGGGCCTTCGAGTTCCGCGTGGGCGCCACCGACCGCGGCTCGCCCGCGCTCAGCAGCCAGGCGCTGGTGCGCGTGCTCGTGGCGGACGCCAACGACAACGCGCCCTTCGTGCTCTACCCGCTGCAGAACGCCTCGGCGCCCTGCACCGAGCTGGTGCCCAGGGCGGCCGAGCCGGGCTACCTGGTGACCAAGGTGGTGGCGGTGGACGGCGACGCGGGCCAGAACGCCTGGCTGTCGTACCAGCTGCTCAAGGCCACGGAGCCCGGGCTGTTCGGCGTGTGGGCGCACAACGGCGAGGTGCGCACGGCGCGGCTGCTGAGCGAGCGCGACGCGCCCAAGCAGCGGCTGGTGGTGCTGGTCAAGGACAACGGCGAGCCGCCGCTGTCGGCCAGCGTCACGCTGCACGTGCTGCTGGTGGACGGCTTCTCGCAGCCCTACCTGCCGCCGCCGGAAGCGGAAGCGGCGGCCGCGGCGCCGGCCGACCCGCTCACCGTCTACCTGGTGGTGGCCTTGGCGTCGGTGTCGTCGCTCTTCCTCTTCTCGGTGCTGGTGTTCGTGGCGGTGCGGCTGtgcaggaggggcggggcgggctcGGCGGGTCGCTGCCCGGTGCCCGAGGGCCACTTCCCGGGCCACCTGGTGGACGTCAGCGGCACGGGGACCCTGTCGCAGAGCTACCAGTATGAGGTGTGTCTGACGGGAGGCTATGGTACTGGCGAGTTCAAAT TGAAGCCGATTCTCCCCAGTCTCGCATCCCAGAGCATAGGCAGGGAAGTGGAAGAATATCCCTCATATCAGAATGATTTGGGTCtgtga